The DNA segment GATCGGAGCTACCGGGATCGGAGGTTTCCGACTTGGTCTCGATTTCAACTGCCAATTGGGTGTAGATCTTGGCAACATCCGCTAACGACTGGGGCGGATTGTCCAGCAATCGTTTGACGACAATCGAATTCGCGGTCGGTTTGGAATCCGCTGCGGTCAACGAACGGAGCACACAGGGGGCTTCGGCTTCGAAGGAGTCGGTCGCTAATCCGGCCAATTGGTGCCAGGGCAAAAAGACCGAGTCGTTGCTGGTTTCAGTATCATCAAGAAACTGCTTCCAGATCAGCATCAGTTCCGGATTCAGGTCATCTCCATCGGTGACGGTATCGAAGGCAGCGGTGTTGACGCCGCCACGTTGTGCCTGGGCCGCCAGTAAATACTCCGCCAATCGCAGACGGCTGTCCGCCATCACTTTGTCGTACTGCGCGTGGTAGTGCTGCTCCAATTCAACGGCTGCTTTGCGAATGGCGACTGCTTGGGGATCCTGCAAAGCCTTCTCGTCGCCGCAGCGAAATGGCCACTGCAGCGGTTCGATTGAATTTTGAAAAACCCCGTAGAGCGAATAGTAATCATCGATCGTGACCGGATCGAACTTGTGATCATGACATCGTGCGCAAGCGACCGTCAGCCCCATCAGTCCGCGTGAGACGACGTCAATGCGATCCGCAATGATTTCATGGTTGTCGTTTTTAAATCGTGGTCCCACTACGATAAAACCGAGCGCGGCCAGGGATTCATGAGGCACGTCGTCCATCAAATCCGCAGCCAATTGCTCTCGTACGAATTGATTAAAAGGCTTGTCCGCATTGAAGCTGTCGATGACGTAATCACGATAGGTATAGGCGGCACGGAAATCGTGTTTTTCGAAGAAAACGTATCCCTTGGTATCGGAGTACCTCGCGACATCTAACCAATGCCGGCCTGTGCGTTCGCCGTAATGTGGCGAATCGAGCCAGCGTTCGGTCCACTGGGCAATGGCCGTGGCGGCATCGCTCTGGCCGAAGGGTGCGAGCTCTTCGAACGTGGCGGGTAACCCGACGAGATCCCATTTGATTCGTCGCGCTAAAACGGCCGGTGTCGTCGGTTCGGACGGGCTGAGCCCTTGCTGTTCCAGTCGATTAAGGATGAAAAAATCGATTGCATTGCGTGGCCAATCGGTATCGCGGACCATGGGCAACTCGGGTCGGCTGATCGGTTTGAACGCCCAGTGATTTGCAAAGTCGGGGCCGTTGCCGACCGCAGCGACCTCCCCCGGCCAAGGGGCTCCCATTTCTATCCATCGCGTCAGAATCTGGACCTGATCGTCGTCCAGTGATTCCTCCGGTGGCATTTCAAACGATTCACGTTTGACAGCTTCGATTAACAGACTTTCGTCAGGTTTCATTGGAACCAAACTTGGCCCACTGTCGCCGCCTGTCAGCATCGCGTGCCGCGAATCAAGTCGCAGTCCAGCATGCTGCTTCTTCGCACCATGACAGGAGATGCACTTATCAAACAACAGGGGGCGAACCTTGGTCTCGAAGAAGGCTTCGGTCGCGGCCTGCTGTTCCGCAGACACTGGCTTGTCGGCATGTAACGCCTTGCAGTGCGAGGAGACGACAATCGCAGTGACGACCAATACATGGATCGCACCGAAGCGTCTCCGGCGAATCTGCAAAGCGGGCAGAGAGATCATTGAATATGCTCCTCCAGGGCTAAAACGGTCCCCTCAAGGTCCCCGTCCTTCAGCCGCTGGATGATCGGTAGGTGTTCGCGGTAGATGTCCAATGGGTCGGTGTAGGCTTGATGACTTTCCAGAAAGTGACGCCGTACACGTGCCACAATCACCGACCAAATCGCAAGCAAGTCAGGAGAGTTTGAGCGTTGAACCCAATGACGATGAAAGGCAACATCCTGTTCCGAGGCGACCGCAAAATCGCCCTCCTCACAGGCCTGCTTCATTCTTTCCAAGATGGCTTCCCACTGGGCGAAATCGGAATCTTGTAACGTGCCAAAGAAAAGTCGCAGCGCGTGCGTCTCAACCGTTCGCCGCAACGGGATGATCAACGTCTGGATTTCGTCGGGAGCCGAGCGTGCCACCTGCGAGCCGCGGTTCCGGTCGGTCTCCACCACACCTTCCCACGTCAGTTGCTTGAGTGCGTCACGGATCGGACTGCGGCTGACCTCGAACCGCGTCGCCAATTCGGTTTCACGTAGTCGTTCCCCTTCGCGAACACGCCCCGAGAAAATGTCGTCGCGCAGCCGATCTACAATCTGCTCTCCAAGACCTCTGACAAGCGGTAAATTCATTCGGCTCTCCATTGCATTGGCTGATTTGTGAACGGGGTGACGACTGATGTATATTGTATGCAATCCTGTATGCAAAATACATGTCGTGAAATCGGGTGTCAACAAATTGCGTGTAGAATTCGTGCGGAGGGCGAAAACCGCCTCAATATTGGCTGATTGAGTTTTGCGATGCGGGTTCCAAAGTCGGTTCGAAGCAGACCGATAAGCTAGGTGCGCGGAGCATTTCCTTTCGGTCACGACTTGGGCTATCGGGCATGGAACCCCAGCGTTGACCTCAAGCGTTGACCCAGGCATCGGAGCGATGTGGTGGGTGTTAGGCCTTCGTGTTTGCATCGATCGGTGCCCTTCCCGTCCCTTTCGGCAGATCTTTCGGAAAATTTATTTGCGGGTGCAGATCCGTCAGGCAGGAACGGGAAATGCGGAAGAGGGTCGCATGGGTCGGATAAGAAACCGGCACTTAGGGAACCAGCGTTTTCGCAGCGTCGCTGAATGAACTTGGTAGCGAAACGCTGGATCTAACTCCCCGAAAACGATGCAATCATCCGAAGAGTCTGCTTCAGAGGTGCGGTTTGCTGCGTGGTGAACCTGAAGCGATTCGTATTAAAAGACGGTCGTCAATCGGGGGGGCCGTCGGCTGATGCTGCGTTCTCCACCGAGTACTCGTATCGAAGTAAACTCGGTTACGGTACAGTTCAGTATCTCATCGTATTTTAGTGGCCGAGGAAATTATGGCAAAAGTCGATCAAGCAGCCTCCGAGAAAGATGAACCTGTGGCGGAATCAGTCCACACGGAAAAAATCAAATCGCAGATTCTAGAGAAAATCGGCAGGCCACCCCGTCTGCATCAGGTTGAGGTATGCCCGTACCAAAATGGTAATTGTCGGGTCAATATTTGGGAGAAGTTGGAACCGACGGGGGACTCCGCTTTCTCAACGCGTGTCCACATTCGGTCTTCCTATTATTTGAAGGTGTCGGATTCTGGTGAGATCATCAGCAGCAACCCGCCGCTGGCCAAGCTTAGCTATTAGGCTTGAGCTTGTTCTTTCATCGCCTCATCGCCAACAAATTGGCATGAGTTCCGCGAGTTTCTGCCATCCCATCGATCGCTTCGGTGCCCCTGGCTAGTTTTCCGTTGGCGTAGGCCAACGGGAAATATCTGCCGCCTGCTGGCCTAAAGATCTCATTAGGCCCGTCCGCAAGTACATCCAATCCCCGTAGGGATAGTGTTGCCTTTCGCTCGGGACGTGAAAGATATAGGTGACGATTTCAGCCCTGCCCATCCGAGTCTGAGTGCAGTGCTTTTAGCTCTCCGGGCTACGTGTTCACTCGGCCCCATGTAGACTCGTCAACGACTGCAAACCCTTCATCTATAGATTTCACGTCCTGAGCAAAGGGCGGCACAAATTGCGTCGAAAATCTCGTGGGGACACAATGTCCTGTCGGTGCAGAAGGTTGGTCGCTCCTTCGGTTGCACTGTTTTACGTTCAAAGAGCGATCGAAAACAATGGAGTGCGGCCCGTACTCGCTCGTTAGGTTACATCAGAGCTTCACATCCGAGAGGCAATTTACCCGATATAATGACGCGCTGTGTTTGAAGTTTTCTCACAGATCGAACCGCCCCCGGCGACTTTCGATAGTCAACTTCTTTCTTGCGCCACGTTCTCAATCGATCGTCAAAGATGAACGTCATGTTTTATCCCTTCAAGATTTTGCTCACCTCCGCGCTGTTGACGTTTCTTGTCACGGCCGACCTCTTCTCAGCCGAGCCAGTTGATGTTGGCAATCGCCTGGAGCTGTTTGTTGATAGCCATTTGATCGACAGCATCGATGGTGACGCTCGTCAGCAACTTATGAAACCGGAACCGAAGGAGGTTGTGTTTGTCACCGACCAACCGTGGGAGGGCAACACCAGTGGCTACTACACCTTGTTCCAGGACGGTGATCTTTACCGCATGATCTATCGCGGCTGGCAACATGATGAAAAAATGAAAGCTGTTCATCAGGAAGTGACCTGTTACGCAGAAAGTACCGATGGCATTCATTGGGTCAAACCAAAGCTCGGTCTGTTTGAATGGAATGGCTCGAAAGAAAACAACATCGTGTGGCTCGGACCCGGTCGTCACAACTTCACGGCTTTTCGTGATGACAATCCCGCGACGTCCAAGTCGTCGCGGTACAAGGCTTTTGGCGGTATCGGCGAATTGGGCGGCGGTCTCGTCCCTTTCGCGTCGCCTGACTGCGTGAACTGGAAAATGATTCAAGAAAAGCCGGTGATCACTCATGGTGCGTTCGATTCGCAGAACCTCGCATTTTGGGACGCCGATCGCGGAGAGTATCGAGCCTACTGGAGGTATTTTGGGGATGGAGTGCGTTCGGTTCGTACGGCAACTTCCCAAGATTTCATAACCTGGGAAAACGAAGCCGATTTGACTTACACCGAGGGCACGCCGAACGAACACCTTTACACCAATGCCATTCAAAAGTACTTCCGTGCGCCGCACTTGTTCATCGGTTTTCCAACGCGTTACGAACCGAAGAGCCAGCAGGTCGAGCCGATTTTGATGACCAGCCGAGACGGCCAAACCTTTCATCGTTATGCCGAACCTGTGATTCCTCGCACGGCTCCGAAAGACCGCAATCGCAACCGCAGCAACTACATGACGTGGGGAATGTTCCAGTTGCCGAATCAACCGAAGGAGATTTCGGTTTACGCTACCGAGAACTACTATGAACCGACTCCCGGACGGGTGCGTCGATTCGTATACCGCGTAGATGGTTTCGTCGCGCTGCGAGGCGGAACCGACGGCGGAGCGGTGACGACCAAGCCCTTGCGTTTCACGGGCGAACGTCTGTTGTTGAATTACGTTGTCCGCCCGGGTGGGACGCTTACTGTCGAAGTCCTGGGCGAATCAGGAGAGGTCACGGGCAAGTCAAAACCGCTTACTGGGGACGCCGTCGACGCACCCATTGCTTGGGAGCAAGCACCCGATTGGACCCTCGGTGTGGCGCAGTTGCGTTTTACAATGAAGAACGCCGACGTCTATTCCCTCCGCTTCCAGTAAAATTTAAGGGGTCAGGAGCCGTTTCCGGCTCTTCCCTGATTTCTGCCCCGATAAATCTGGGGCAAGTGAGCCGTCAGCCATCCGTGATGCCCGAGCCATCACGCAGACTTGAGCTCTGACCAAATTTAAGGGGTCAGGAGCCGTTTCCGGCTCTTCCCTGATTTCTGCCCCGATAAATCCGGAGCAAGTGAGCCGTCAGCCATCTGTGATGCCGGAGCCATCACGCAGTCATGAGCCATGTGCAGTAGTCGCAATAAATACGCGGCAATGCCATTGGTGGCTGGCACCTTCAAAGCGACTCATTACAATTCCCCAGAAGGCGGTTAACGCGGATGACGCTCTGTTCAGGTCCGCTGAATCATTTATGCCAACTCCTTGCTAATAAATATTGAAGAGACTTGTATGGACCTTCCAGTGATCATGACAGGAATATTTGGAGCTTTTGTCGTGTTTGGAGGAATTGTTGGCTACGTCAAGTCTTCAAGCAGGGCTTCGTTGATCGCAGGGGTTATCTCTGGCGCACTCCTCTTTCTTTCCGCGTTTTTAATCTCCAGAGGCAGCACAGCAGGGGCAATTCTTGGGATGGTCGTCTCGCTTCTGTTAATGGGGAAGTTCGGCCCTTCATTGCGAAAAAAATTCAAAGTGATGCCTAACCTGCTGGTTGTCATCCTTGGCTTCATCACCGTAGTGACGCTCGTTTTCAGTTTTCTGCGATAGGTTCACAGAATCGAAAGGTGCGGTGCCGAGTTCGTCCTGGATGAGAGCCTCCCGCACCAAATCGGCTCCTGACCCCTTTTCTTGCGGTGACCCCTTTTCTTGCGGTGTGGCTACTGCTTTTGTTCTCGCTTCTGCTCTAGCAGCCATTTGTAGAAGTCAGGATTGTTGTAGGTCTCCGTCCATGCATCGTGACCGGCCTCGGGATAGATCGTTAGCTTCGGATTGCCGCCCTGCTTCTTGAGTGCGTCAACCATCGACTGTGAGCGTTCTGGCAGTACGCCGGTGTCCTTGGCTCCGTGAAAGGCCCATACCGGCAGATGAACAAATCGCCTTGTCCAGTACTTTTCGCCACCACCGCAGATCGGGGCGATGGCCGCAAATCGATCTGGTGTGAATGCTGCCAGTTCCCATGTCCCGAAGCCGCCCATGCTCAGGCCAGTCACATAGATGCGGTCCTCATCGACTTTGTACTTCTTGATGACTTGATCAAGCAAAGCTGACAGTTCAATCGGCTCCCACCAGACATTCTTGGGGCACTGTGGCGATACAACGATAAACGGCATGTCTTTGCCTTCGCCAATCAGCTTTGGCGGGCCGTGCATTTTCACCAGCTCAAGATCGTCGCCCCGTTCCCCTGCTCCGTGAAGAAATAGGATCAGCGGCCATGAATCCTGTTTGTCATAGTCCTTGGGCAAGGCCAGCAAATAGTCCATTTCGACTTTGACTTGTGCATCCAGTCGCTGAGCGGTCTGGGTTGAGTCATCGGCAGTCGCCGTGGCAGACGCTACCGCCATCAAGGACAGGAAGGTGATAAGTGTTCGCATGATAGTTTTCATCCCGTTGTTCAAGATTAGGAGGTTCTTCATTGGGACTATTCTACCCGTATCCTCGCAGCACGCGATCGGTTAAGAAAACGTGGCTGTGGTTTCCAGTTGCAGTTTGCTCTTCTGCTCATTTACCACTGCGACTGGATACCCTGGAATCTATTGGTGATGTTTTCATTTTTTTAAAAACCAGGCTTTGGTTGCACGGACCGGGGGAATCCCGGCGGAAGCAAAAAGCGACTTGCCTACTTCTCTTTATCGAGTGTGATCGCCGCATCGTCGGCAAGTCCAATGTCGCAGATCGCGAACATTTAAAGCACGCGATCTTTCGATTCGGATTGGATAATCGCATCCAAAATTCGTTTGAATAGGGACGGGCTTTCGAGTTAAAAGTTCCTGTTCGACTGCTGGCTGAGTTTGATTGCCTGTTGGGACGTATGCCAGACGGCCGTTGGATCGTCGCTGTTAAGCGCCGCTTCGTTGTCTCTAAGTCCTCGCTTGAGGGCGTCTGCAATGGTATCGAGTTGCTTTTCGCTAACGATCGCCCTTCGAGTTGTGATTGGGGGTTGCGAGGGGGCGTCGGAGGAATTGCCAACGGGTTTACTGTCGCATCTGAGCTGTTCGCGGACGATCATGGTCCAGCCTGCAATCGGTCGATTCGGCAG comes from the Roseimaritima multifibrata genome and includes:
- a CDS encoding GntR family transcriptional regulator, whose translation is MNLPLVRGLGEQIVDRLRDDIFSGRVREGERLRETELATRFEVSRSPIRDALKQLTWEGVVETDRNRGSQVARSAPDEIQTLIIPLRRTVETHALRLFFGTLQDSDFAQWEAILERMKQACEEGDFAVASEQDVAFHRHWVQRSNSPDLLAIWSVIVARVRRHFLESHQAYTDPLDIYREHLPIIQRLKDGDLEGTVLALEEHIQ
- a CDS encoding TMEM14 family protein, whose product is MTGIFGAFVVFGGIVGYVKSSSRASLIAGVISGALLFLSAFLISRGSTAGAILGMVVSLLLMGKFGPSLRKKFKVMPNLLVVILGFITVVTLVFSFLR
- a CDS encoding carboxylesterase family protein is translated as MRTLITFLSLMAVASATATADDSTQTAQRLDAQVKVEMDYLLALPKDYDKQDSWPLILFLHGAGERGDDLELVKMHGPPKLIGEGKDMPFIVVSPQCPKNVWWEPIELSALLDQVIKKYKVDEDRIYVTGLSMGGFGTWELAAFTPDRFAAIAPICGGGEKYWTRRFVHLPVWAFHGAKDTGVLPERSQSMVDALKKQGGNPKLTIYPEAGHDAWTETYNNPDFYKWLLEQKREQKQ